Proteins encoded together in one Yersinia mollaretii ATCC 43969 window:
- a CDS encoding T6SS effector amidase Tae4 family protein translates to MNQKTVVKPNDKMGSVQDIKIKSVYFDELWSAYPSSTIKHIDPKSKDDVFSDHCAINVSEALYQCGILMKSFKGTRCWNCPTPDSTGKGIHAIRAQELSDYLKSQKTLPFAGGKKPLELTGKTYEDAVSDKTGLIFFQDYWLRSGEKSPTGDHIDLWKNNKLASLGWLSTWARRTFPQASESYLSMSDLRKSTKVLFWEIL, encoded by the coding sequence ATGAATCAGAAAACAGTAGTGAAACCCAATGATAAAATGGGTTCTGTTCAGGATATCAAAATTAAATCTGTCTACTTTGATGAGTTATGGTCCGCTTACCCTTCAAGTACGATCAAACATATTGATCCCAAGTCGAAAGACGATGTGTTTTCAGATCACTGTGCAATAAATGTCAGTGAAGCTTTGTATCAGTGCGGCATATTGATGAAAAGTTTTAAAGGAACACGATGTTGGAATTGCCCTACACCGGACAGTACAGGAAAAGGAATTCATGCTATCCGTGCCCAGGAACTGAGTGATTATCTTAAAAGCCAGAAAACACTTCCTTTTGCAGGAGGCAAAAAGCCACTGGAATTGACGGGAAAAACTTATGAAGATGCTGTGTCTGATAAAACAGGACTCATCTTTTTCCAAGACTATTGGCTACGCTCTGGTGAGAAATCTCCTACCGGTGATCATATAGATTTATGGAAAAACAATAAATTAGCCAGTCTGGGATGGTTATCTACTTGGGCAAGACGAACCTTTCCTCAGGCATCTGAAAGTTACCTGTCGATGTCCGACCTAAGGAAATCAACAAAAGTCTTGTTCTGGGAAATTCTATGA
- a CDS encoding lipase family protein, with protein MLLHHTNEYSIVNAMNLGLMADFAYSGGDKINKFFNHQCLDLSQVPQLLYRPVIIDVPFSERYVNPTFLDTSVGDSSDGDTQLFYISNQKQILIAWRGTEPTKFGDISTDATFRPIPCPAVVTTGRAHKGFLNGFERAQQKFPNSFREIEDFSSKKELFICGHSLGGALTLIHAATLKNYNPVIYTYGMPRTFTAMAVSSLQDFTHYRHVNDSDSVTSVPPEAELDNTLYDLWGPLGTLLGFRLSLIEIQLQSGGVKFGDPYWHHGNVVVFFKAEQSVTQSQKQPILWIGGGSSRSPNITVAYKSKSIAKLYLVPSLSESVACLSEEEQKTFIHCLDSNSLNHHFPKNSNPNLDSLTNPMNHLMSSQYMPFVNNQLIELIDTNRPLERKRKRQFFAEKLNQAISSENSTSKNEVSRNRLFLSLQGMLPATLLISESDDTWKNALTRFKNVAEEEIEKAD; from the coding sequence TTGCTGTTACATCACACAAATGAATATTCGATTGTCAATGCTATGAATTTAGGTTTGATGGCTGACTTTGCCTATTCAGGTGGTGATAAGATTAATAAATTTTTTAATCATCAATGTTTAGATTTGTCTCAGGTTCCACAGTTGTTATATCGCCCTGTCATAATTGATGTTCCGTTCAGTGAACGTTATGTTAATCCTACATTTCTGGATACTAGCGTTGGGGATTCATCGGATGGTGACACTCAATTATTTTATATTAGTAACCAGAAGCAGATTTTGATTGCCTGGCGAGGGACTGAACCCACAAAATTTGGCGATATCAGTACAGATGCTACGTTTCGTCCAATACCTTGTCCCGCAGTGGTTACCACAGGACGTGCTCATAAAGGTTTTCTGAATGGTTTTGAACGAGCACAACAAAAATTTCCAAATAGTTTTAGAGAAATAGAAGATTTTTCGTCTAAAAAGGAACTTTTTATCTGTGGTCATAGCCTTGGTGGGGCATTAACACTTATACATGCGGCAACACTAAAAAACTATAATCCTGTTATTTACACTTATGGAATGCCCCGAACTTTCACTGCAATGGCTGTTTCATCTTTGCAGGATTTTACTCATTACCGACATGTGAATGATTCTGACTCGGTTACCAGTGTTCCACCAGAAGCTGAGCTTGATAATACATTGTATGATCTATGGGGCCCGCTCGGTACTCTATTAGGATTTCGATTATCTCTTATTGAGATTCAACTACAGTCAGGGGGAGTGAAATTTGGTGACCCTTATTGGCATCACGGTAATGTTGTTGTCTTTTTTAAGGCGGAGCAGTCGGTAACTCAGTCGCAAAAACAACCTATTCTTTGGATTGGTGGCGGTAGTAGTCGTTCCCCTAATATCACTGTCGCATATAAAAGTAAAAGTATAGCAAAGCTTTATCTTGTACCGTCATTGAGTGAAAGTGTTGCTTGTTTGTCGGAAGAAGAACAAAAGACATTTATACATTGTTTAGACTCCAACAGTCTTAATCATCATTTTCCGAAGAATAGCAACCCTAACCTCGATTCATTAACAAATCCAATGAATCACTTAATGTCAAGCCAGTATATGCCCTTTGTTAATAATCAACTTATCGAATTGATAGATACTAATCGTCCTTTGGAAAGAAAGAGAAAAAGACAGTTTTTCGCAGAAAAGCTTAATCAAGCGATAAGCTCAGAGAATAGTACTTCTAAAAATGAAGTAAGCAGGAACCGTCTTTTCCTTTCGTTACAAGGTATGCTACCTGCTACATTGTTAATATCAGAGTCAGATGATACGTGGAAAAATGCACTCACTCGGTTTAAGAACGTTGCGGAGGAAGAAATTGAAAAAGCTGATTAA
- a CDS encoding lipase family protein — MSNKEHNTSIKEESKTVSLSAKNQTGWVEFQLLDEMSNPVANMSYRAINDATRSGHVSEYTGNSDASGIIRIKGLHHLDLTLFIEAQPLADEMETRSLRVGREDKYSTVRKLAEQEEYEYQYITIGKLCDKLPTITPNWEDKKKPPAYHFPDTRFTGLTVKKLNCRHVLEICPFRAWSLVLHHIPDYSVVNAYNLVLMSILSYADYDTNGDGQATGSISHFFYQQMLELSRVPYQINDKKFQPIVKDVPFHQRYTDVEFIDSSQGAEAKKDTQLFFAASSVEVIVAWRGTASLLDVVTDVTYKPINLTCDIKIPCSGIVSNGLVHQGFLDAFEVIDNNDVESDFYLLSKIIEDKELYICGHSLGGALALIHAAKLIDYNPILYTYGMPRTFTLSAMNELDGIPHYRHVNENDAVPSVPPERELDNHFYKLWGPLGYVFGYSWSVIKTLIPFGNEVFCHHGEVVHFFKTESVLEWLEERNPRAKIKIRKRLSETAKLFLVPCLSSQSDENAKANQQEFIQKIDRESKDKLFPKHGNPELKNALSGGDHPSGKYAEYIGDRIMELYDTTNDGFYKKEQDVFVFQMEKYKNDIPQSEYNRNKSFLAVDKLLVTTLNVTKSLPESDIAMQRYCLKKDGL, encoded by the coding sequence GTGAGTAATAAAGAACATAATACTTCAATAAAAGAAGAAAGTAAGACCGTATCACTCAGCGCAAAAAATCAAACAGGTTGGGTTGAGTTCCAATTACTGGATGAGATGAGTAATCCTGTCGCTAATATGTCGTATCGGGCTATTAATGATGCGACCAGAAGTGGTCATGTGAGCGAGTATACTGGCAATAGTGATGCTAGTGGCATTATACGTATTAAGGGGTTACACCATCTTGACCTGACACTGTTTATTGAGGCTCAACCTCTCGCAGATGAAATGGAGACTCGATCGCTGCGTGTCGGTAGGGAAGATAAATACTCAACAGTTAGAAAACTAGCAGAACAAGAAGAATACGAATACCAATACATTACTATTGGGAAATTGTGCGATAAACTACCAACTATTACCCCTAATTGGGAAGATAAAAAGAAACCTCCAGCATATCATTTCCCGGATACTCGGTTTACCGGTTTGACGGTAAAAAAATTGAATTGCCGCCATGTTTTGGAAATTTGTCCTTTCCGTGCATGGTCTTTAGTTTTGCACCATATACCCGACTACTCGGTGGTGAATGCCTACAATTTGGTATTGATGTCAATATTATCTTATGCAGATTACGATACTAATGGTGATGGGCAAGCAACGGGGTCTATATCACATTTTTTTTATCAGCAAATGTTAGAGCTATCCCGCGTACCATATCAAATAAATGATAAGAAATTTCAGCCGATTGTTAAAGATGTGCCTTTTCACCAACGTTATACTGATGTTGAATTTATAGATTCGAGTCAGGGTGCTGAGGCAAAAAAGGATACACAACTATTTTTCGCAGCTAGTAGCGTGGAGGTCATTGTAGCTTGGCGTGGTACTGCCAGTTTATTAGATGTTGTAACAGATGTTACTTATAAACCTATTAATCTAACTTGTGATATTAAAATACCTTGTAGCGGGATTGTAAGTAATGGATTAGTACATCAGGGTTTTTTAGATGCATTTGAAGTTATTGATAATAATGATGTTGAAAGTGATTTCTATCTGTTGAGTAAAATAATCGAGGATAAAGAGTTATATATCTGCGGGCATAGTTTAGGTGGGGCGCTGGCTTTAATACATGCAGCTAAACTCATTGATTACAATCCTATATTATATACTTATGGAATGCCTCGTACTTTTACTTTGAGTGCTATGAATGAATTGGATGGGATACCTCATTATAGACATGTTAATGAGAATGATGCAGTACCCTCTGTACCTCCAGAGCGAGAATTAGATAATCATTTCTATAAACTATGGGGACCACTAGGGTACGTTTTTGGTTATAGTTGGTCAGTGATCAAGACTTTAATCCCCTTTGGGAACGAGGTTTTTTGTCATCATGGTGAAGTTGTGCACTTTTTCAAAACAGAGTCAGTTTTGGAGTGGTTGGAAGAGCGAAATCCACGAGCTAAAATTAAGATTAGAAAGCGTCTTTCAGAAACAGCAAAACTATTTTTGGTTCCTTGTTTAAGCTCACAGAGTGATGAAAATGCGAAAGCTAATCAGCAAGAATTTATTCAAAAAATAGATAGAGAAAGTAAAGATAAGTTATTCCCAAAACATGGTAATCCGGAACTTAAAAATGCACTAAGCGGAGGTGATCATCCATCCGGAAAATATGCTGAATATATTGGTGATAGAATTATGGAGTTATATGATACAACTAATGATGGTTTTTATAAAAAAGAGCAGGATGTTTTTGTTTTTCAAATGGAGAAGTATAAAAATGATATACCTCAATCTGAGTATAACAGAAATAAGTCTTTCTTGGCCGTCGATAAATTACTTGTTACGACTTTGAATGTCACCAAATCTTTACCCGAAAGCGATATTGCCATGCAACGTTATTGTTTGAAAAAGGATGGCCTATGA